Proteins encoded within one genomic window of Zestosphaera sp.:
- a CDS encoding penicillin-binding protein activator, translating to MALDMRSVALIAIALIIGLAAGYALSAAVGGAGGVTTTVTLTPAKKTYSIGFTLPLSGELSSIGKMWEKVVQLAIEDLNREVQAYGFNVEFRSVILDDGTVEEKALQNVQSFAQQGIKVVIGPAASSQVKVVKSYADANKILIISPSSTAPTLAIPNDFVFRTVGSDAGQAKALAVLTYQEGARKVIVFNRNDEYGNAFAEFFERYFKELGGNVLSKLAYQTGLSDYASEVATLASRVQSEGAEAVVLVAFDTDGANILSHAAESDVLSKVRWFISEGPHGAEELLSVTVGRFASKVRLYGTRPLFIANPLYESFKTAMSKRFNIEPGVFSENLYDAVKLAGWAILRAGSYEGEAIRSALIEVAKTYYGPSGWTIFDEAGDKAQQDYGIWAIIPGGPKGYQYKDVGLYERGSIIFVEKAYS from the coding sequence ATGGCACTGGATATGAGGTCAGTAGCGCTCATCGCGATAGCTCTGATAATAGGGTTGGCGGCCGGCTACGCCCTGTCCGCCGCGGTAGGCGGTGCTGGCGGAGTTACCACGACCGTCACACTGACCCCTGCTAAGAAGACCTACAGTATAGGGTTCACGCTCCCGCTATCGGGGGAGCTCTCCTCCATCGGCAAGATGTGGGAGAAGGTGGTTCAGTTGGCGATAGAGGATCTAAACAGGGAGGTTCAGGCCTACGGATTCAACGTTGAGTTCAGGTCTGTGATACTGGACGACGGCACTGTCGAGGAGAAAGCCCTTCAGAACGTTCAGAGCTTCGCTCAGCAGGGGATTAAGGTGGTCATAGGGCCTGCAGCCAGTTCTCAGGTGAAGGTGGTTAAGTCGTACGCCGACGCTAACAAGATACTCATTATATCGCCCTCGTCAACCGCCCCCACTTTAGCGATACCCAACGACTTCGTCTTCAGGACTGTGGGCTCTGATGCTGGTCAAGCCAAGGCCCTAGCGGTTCTGACGTACCAGGAAGGCGCTAGGAAGGTTATAGTGTTCAACAGGAATGACGAGTACGGCAACGCTTTCGCGGAGTTCTTCGAGCGGTACTTTAAAGAGCTGGGCGGTAACGTCCTCAGCAAACTAGCTTACCAGACCGGGCTCTCCGACTACGCGTCTGAGGTCGCTACATTAGCAAGCAGGGTCCAGAGTGAGGGGGCTGAGGCAGTCGTTCTAGTGGCCTTCGACACGGACGGCGCTAATATATTATCGCATGCCGCTGAGTCGGATGTACTGTCTAAGGTTAGATGGTTTATCTCAGAGGGGCCTCACGGCGCGGAGGAATTACTCTCAGTCACTGTAGGGCGCTTCGCGTCTAAGGTCAGGCTCTACGGCACGAGGCCCCTCTTCATAGCCAACCCGCTCTACGAAAGCTTCAAAACCGCGATGTCTAAGAGGTTCAACATCGAGCCAGGCGTCTTTAGCGAGAACCTCTACGATGCGGTTAAACTTGCTGGGTGGGCGATACTGAGGGCCGGAAGCTATGAGGGCGAGGCCATAAGGAGTGCGTTGATTGAGGTGGCTAAGACGTATTACGGGCCCAGCGGGTGGACCATATTCGATGAGGCTGGTGATAAGGCACAGCAAGATTACGGTATATGGGCAATCATACCTGGAGGACCTAAAGGTTACCAGTACAAGGACGTTGGACTGTATGAGAGAGGCTCTATAATATTCGTCGAGAAAGCCTACTCATGA
- a CDS encoding ABC transporter ATP-binding protein, giving the protein MSALLEVRDVAKYFGGVRALDGVSLTVPERGLIGLIGPNGSGKTTLFNVITGFYVPDRGSVWFRESENMVRIDGLNPNEVFKKGVVRTFQIPRLFNSLTVLENILVTPSGQRGESLSKLLLTKTWVNQERELARKAVHLLKMFNMLSYVNSKVPELSAAHIKMLETVRGLMTPAKLYLLDEPAAGVDYSMARELFTYVKRLRDEHGLTFLIIEHRLEILMEYVDYVYVLHNGKLLSEGRPQEVVSDPKVIEAYIGV; this is encoded by the coding sequence ATGAGCGCTCTCCTCGAAGTTAGGGACGTCGCCAAATACTTCGGCGGCGTCAGGGCTTTGGACGGGGTCTCGCTTACAGTGCCTGAGAGGGGTCTAATAGGCCTCATAGGCCCCAACGGCTCTGGAAAGACCACCCTCTTCAACGTCATCACAGGCTTCTACGTCCCTGACAGGGGTAGCGTATGGTTCAGAGAATCTGAGAACATGGTTAGGATAGACGGGCTGAACCCGAACGAGGTCTTCAAGAAGGGTGTAGTGAGGACATTCCAGATACCGAGGCTGTTTAACTCGCTGACAGTGCTTGAGAACATACTCGTAACCCCATCAGGGCAGAGGGGTGAGAGCCTCAGCAAGCTACTCCTCACGAAGACCTGGGTCAATCAGGAGAGGGAGCTCGCCAGGAAGGCTGTCCACCTGCTCAAGATGTTCAACATGCTGTCCTACGTGAACTCTAAGGTCCCCGAGCTGTCTGCCGCACACATAAAGATGTTGGAGACCGTCAGAGGGCTCATGACCCCCGCTAAGCTTTACTTACTGGACGAGCCTGCGGCAGGAGTTGACTACTCCATGGCTAGGGAACTCTTCACGTACGTGAAGAGGTTGAGGGACGAACACGGCCTAACATTCCTTATAATAGAACACAGGCTTGAGATACTGATGGAGTACGTTGACTACGTCTACGTACTCCACAACGGCAAACTCCTCTCTGAGGGCAGACCTCAGGAGGTTGTTTCAGACCCTAAGGTCATAGAGGCGTACATAGGTGTCTGA
- a CDS encoding sodium:solute symporter family protein, which yields MNQDPIIASSIVLSVIFISVAIGLITSRLRLKTLRADTYIVAGRTLGTIVFFLNSAAVIYSGYTFLGTAGYSYTYGAATMFAWGTSLLGYVAGYLLAPRVWSLAKKHNLMTLSDFIMWRYDSKLLMVLAAIVSIVFQIPYVQLQIQAVSIILDTVSYGMLPSLHLSVAVLGLVILYVFLGGMVSIALTNVFLGAIMLVTMFGGSWALILKYFGGLPGLYDAVASVSPAHLTLPGPGGLRPETWFISSVVGTGLGFWCWSQRVQTLFTAKDVKVLKKGMVLNSWYLILGSLWVTHMGLVALALGIKLRSSDYAFLNLVGLSFGPSVLGLIAAGGAAASLSTAAGILLDQASTISRNLIQQVFKPKIGDKELINITRVAVAGLGVVSTILAYTSPALLVDLLLVGYAGVAQLLPGLFIGIFWKSLRKHEVTSGLIAGELTVLGIFALMRYYGWKLEPLGIHGIVWGLASNLLVITLVHCARRLLSEGKGA from the coding sequence TTGAATCAGGATCCAATCATCGCGTCGTCGATAGTCCTCTCAGTTATCTTCATATCGGTGGCTATAGGGTTAATAACTTCGAGGCTGAGGTTAAAGACCTTAAGGGCTGACACTTATATAGTCGCTGGGAGGACGTTAGGGACTATAGTGTTTTTCCTGAACTCCGCGGCAGTCATCTACAGCGGCTACACGTTCCTGGGCACTGCAGGATATTCCTACACCTACGGGGCGGCCACCATGTTTGCCTGGGGCACTTCACTGCTGGGGTACGTTGCTGGGTACCTGTTGGCGCCGCGCGTCTGGAGCTTAGCTAAGAAACATAATCTGATGACGCTCTCCGACTTCATTATGTGGAGGTATGACAGCAAACTGCTGATGGTTCTGGCCGCGATAGTGTCCATAGTCTTTCAGATCCCGTACGTTCAGCTACAGATTCAAGCGGTTTCGATAATATTGGACACAGTGTCGTACGGCATGCTGCCCTCACTACACCTTTCCGTGGCTGTCCTCGGTCTCGTTATCCTGTACGTCTTCCTGGGGGGCATGGTGTCCATAGCCCTTACTAACGTGTTCCTGGGGGCGATAATGCTCGTAACAATGTTCGGCGGTAGTTGGGCCTTAATACTGAAGTATTTCGGCGGCCTGCCGGGCCTCTACGATGCCGTAGCGTCCGTGTCCCCAGCACACCTGACCCTCCCAGGCCCCGGAGGGTTAAGGCCTGAAACCTGGTTCATTTCATCAGTCGTTGGGACTGGGTTAGGCTTCTGGTGCTGGTCTCAGAGAGTCCAGACCTTATTCACGGCTAAGGACGTTAAAGTGCTCAAGAAGGGCATGGTTCTCAACTCATGGTATTTAATACTGGGATCTCTGTGGGTCACGCACATGGGCTTAGTCGCCCTCGCTCTAGGCATCAAGCTGAGGTCCTCGGACTACGCATTCCTCAACCTGGTTGGCCTGTCGTTCGGGCCAAGCGTCTTGGGCTTAATAGCCGCTGGCGGCGCTGCAGCATCGCTCTCCACCGCCGCAGGTATACTCCTGGATCAAGCGAGCACCATCTCGAGAAACCTGATACAGCAGGTCTTCAAACCTAAGATAGGTGATAAGGAATTGATAAACATCACTAGAGTGGCGGTGGCGGGCTTAGGCGTAGTATCGACGATCCTAGCATACACTTCCCCCGCACTCTTAGTGGATTTACTCCTGGTAGGTTATGCAGGTGTGGCTCAACTACTGCCAGGCCTTTTCATAGGTATCTTCTGGAAAAGCCTTAGAAAGCATGAGGTGACGAGCGGCCTGATAGCAGGCGAATTAACGGTGTTAGGGATATTCGCCTTAATGAGGTACTACGGATGGAAGCTAGAACCGCTTGGAATACACGGCATAGTGTGGGGACTCGCCTCAAACCTCCTAGTGATCACTCTAGTGCACTGCGCTAGAAGACTCCTCTCAGAAGGGAAAGGGGCTTAA
- a CDS encoding branched-chain amino acid ABC transporter permease, whose translation MISFDIVGFLISWLTLFGIYSILSISLNMESGVSGITNFGKVVFYGVGAYISAAITTYLILILNGVNVAETPPYSISGIILLSQLANKAPLLNIGLLLLSLIMAFAVSGLLGYVLTYPILRVGPAFVGFTLLSSGELMRIFLLHYEPVGASKGLMAIPTPFGWIPDSRARDAAFLGMVLGFLALTYLVSDRLVNSPLGRTLKAVRDDEIAALCLGKHVPRIKATMLFIGSGFAGVAGVFLSYYLTSVNPNMFVPAVTFNVWAMIILGGFGNLKGSLLGAAIITLVDRVLTFVTPQLGVTVISPDYLRWVIVGLLIVVVLLVNPRGLLPEKPVKTPAVEEVRKVLTGEGG comes from the coding sequence ATGATATCGTTCGACATTGTCGGGTTCCTGATTAGTTGGTTAACCCTTTTCGGCATTTACTCGATACTCTCCATATCACTGAATATGGAGTCAGGGGTTAGCGGGATAACTAACTTCGGTAAGGTGGTCTTCTACGGGGTCGGAGCCTACATAAGCGCCGCCATAACGACTTACCTAATACTAATCCTCAACGGGGTCAACGTGGCCGAGACTCCCCCATACAGCATAAGTGGCATTATACTGCTAAGCCAGCTGGCTAATAAGGCACCGTTGCTCAACATAGGCCTGCTCCTGCTGTCGCTGATTATGGCGTTCGCAGTGTCCGGGCTCCTCGGCTACGTGCTCACATACCCCATACTCAGGGTGGGCCCGGCCTTCGTAGGGTTCACATTACTGAGCTCAGGCGAGCTCATGAGGATCTTCCTGCTTCATTATGAGCCCGTGGGCGCTAGTAAGGGCTTGATGGCCATCCCCACCCCCTTCGGATGGATCCCGGATAGCAGGGCACGTGATGCGGCCTTCTTAGGAATGGTTTTGGGCTTCCTAGCGCTGACGTACTTAGTCAGTGACAGGCTGGTTAACTCCCCCTTAGGGAGGACCCTTAAGGCCGTGAGGGATGACGAGATAGCCGCCCTATGTCTGGGGAAGCACGTGCCGAGGATTAAAGCAACTATGCTCTTCATCGGCTCCGGATTCGCGGGCGTTGCAGGGGTTTTCCTATCTTACTACCTGACATCGGTTAATCCAAACATGTTCGTGCCGGCCGTGACGTTCAACGTGTGGGCCATGATCATCCTAGGAGGTTTCGGGAACTTGAAGGGGTCCTTACTGGGCGCTGCAATAATAACGCTCGTGGACAGGGTGTTGACGTTCGTCACCCCTCAATTAGGCGTGACCGTCATATCGCCGGACTACCTCAGGTGGGTCATAGTGGGCCTTCTAATAGTGGTGGTTCTTCTCGTCAATCCCAGAGGGTTGTTACCGGAGAAGCCTGTGAAGACCCCCGCCGTTGAGGAAGTGCGGAAAGTGTTGACGGGTGAAGGTGGATGA
- a CDS encoding branched-chain amino acid ABC transporter permease has protein sequence MIPGLSQALSNFIQYSLFYLIFALPLTLSYRTTKVINFAHANFITYGAYVAIFLHGTLGFNSMWLAAALAFLITGGIAVLNNVTVFTPLQRRGSTPAILMISSMGLWIAYKYLLYMLTDVMHFYTGRNFVSYGRITYSDVPRTSIMGFEISQALAACIIAATLIVLALYLMLEKTKVGRAMRAVADNPSLAEITGIPRSLIVNLAWFICGGITAVGGVVWTSFSGAVTPEAGDSMVLQVFTVGFIGGLVSLLRTGVGALLIASIENIGIALLNSYLGIPTSFKPFLTFATLIATLILFPPLGAGGGLPYRFLRRGSKQ, from the coding sequence TTGATCCCCGGTCTCTCCCAAGCTTTAAGCAACTTCATCCAATACTCCCTCTTCTACTTGATTTTCGCCCTGCCCTTAACGCTGAGCTACAGAACCACCAAAGTAATAAACTTCGCGCATGCGAACTTTATAACCTACGGCGCGTACGTGGCTATCTTCCTCCACGGAACCTTGGGGTTTAACTCGATGTGGCTGGCCGCCGCCTTAGCATTCCTAATTACCGGCGGCATAGCGGTCTTAAATAACGTGACCGTTTTCACGCCCCTGCAGAGAAGAGGGTCTACTCCAGCAATATTGATGATATCCTCCATGGGGTTGTGGATAGCCTATAAATACCTTCTCTACATGCTGACGGACGTCATGCACTTCTACACCGGCAGGAACTTCGTCTCGTACGGGAGGATCACCTACTCCGACGTCCCTAGGACATCAATAATGGGTTTCGAAATCAGTCAGGCGCTAGCCGCCTGCATTATTGCCGCAACGTTAATTGTCCTGGCACTCTACCTGATGCTGGAGAAGACTAAAGTGGGTAGGGCTATGAGAGCCGTTGCCGACAATCCCTCACTAGCGGAGATAACCGGCATACCGAGGAGCCTCATAGTTAATTTGGCGTGGTTCATCTGCGGCGGTATAACTGCCGTGGGGGGTGTTGTATGGACCTCATTCTCTGGAGCAGTGACTCCGGAGGCCGGTGACTCGATGGTGCTTCAGGTGTTCACGGTGGGCTTCATAGGAGGGCTTGTATCGCTCCTCAGAACAGGCGTTGGTGCACTCCTCATAGCCTCCATAGAGAATATAGGGATAGCCCTACTGAACTCGTACCTGGGCATCCCAACCAGCTTCAAACCATTCCTAACGTTCGCAACCTTAATAGCTACGCTCATACTCTTCCCACCGCTTGGCGCTGGGGGCGGGTTGCCCTACAGGTTTTTGAGGAGGGGTTCAAAGCAATGA